The genomic region ccttcagcgtatttagcaaggcagtgttcatcttggaggtgtgtttggggtcgttatcatattAGAAAACTGCCCTGCggtccagtctccgaagggagatcatgctctgcttcagtatgtcacagtgcatgttggcatTTATGGTATTTATTAAcactggcagcactcatgcaggcccagaccatgacactcccaccaccatgcttgactgtaggcaagacacacttgtcgtTGTACTTctcacctggttgctgccacacaTGCTGGACACCATCTGAATCAAATacatttatcttggtctcatcggaccacaggacatggttccagtaatccatgtccttagtctgcttgttttcttgtgcatcatctttagaagaggctgtcttctgggacgacagccatgcagaccaatttgatgcagtgtgagaAGTATGGTCTAAGCACTGACAGCCTGACCCCCcatcccttcaacctctgcagcaatgctggcagcacttatACGTCTATTTccagacaacctctggatatgacgctgagcacgtgcacttaacttctttggtcgatcatggcgaggcctgttctgagtggaacctgtcctgtgaaaccactatatggtcttgcccactgtgctgcagctcagtttcagggtcttggcaatcttcttaaagcctaggccatctttatgtagagcaacaattcattttttcagatcctcagagagttctttgccatgaggtgccatgttaaacttccagtgaccagtatgagagagtgtaagagcgataacaccaaatttaacacacctgctccccattcacacctgagacctcgTAACACTAACGCGTtacatgacaccagggagggaaaatgactaattaggcccaatttggacatttccacttaggggtttactcacttttgttgccaacggtttagacattaatggctgtgttgagttattttgaagcGACAgcaatttacactgttatacaggctgtacacttcctactttacattgtagcagagtgtcatttcttcagtgttgtcaaatgaaaagatgtaataaaatattgacaaaaatgtgaggggtgtactcacttttgtgagatactgtataagaGGGTATTGTATATGATACGTTGTTTAGGAACAACAAAGGACACATTGAGGTTTGTATTGACGAGACAAAGTGTCTGCTTTTGAGTTTTTAGACCCAGGTCTGTAGGTTAATACACATTTGAATCCAGTCTCGCTGACAACCTTTCACCTTTATCAATATAAGACAGGTTTTTATAATCTGTTAAGATCATAATTGAATGTAAAGTTTCAGGGGGCAGGGGGACTGTGAGGGTGTAGGGAGGGAAGGGATAATCTGTGCAGGGAGGGACGGGGGACTTTGCAGTGAGAGAGGGGGAGGCAAGGGAGActttgcaggggagggagggaagggggactgTGCAGAGGAGGGAGGGAACGGGACTGTTCGGGGGAAGGGGTCTTTGCAGGGGAGGGAGACTGTGAGGGTGCAGGGACAAATCTTTTGAGGGGGGGTATCTGTGCAGGGAAGGAGGAGGGAATTTATGCAGGGGGGGGAATGTGAAGGGAGAGGTAGCTGAGCAGGGAGGGAAGAAGGTCACTACAATACACAACTGTAGAGGATGCAATCAAAGCTATGCCAAGGCGCACGGTtaggggggggaaaaaaatcagcatttataatgcttttaaGTTATTTCATGGAAATAGAAGGGTCAGTATTTTTTCGTAACCTGGTTCACAATCAGGGTTAAAAATAGTCCTAAACCCTTCAATATTTTTGCAGTATTCTTGTAATATTATACTGGCTTTTACTTAACACTGTAGATGCccgatctggatgatttcttgatGGTTGAAAACCGTGCCACAAACCCTCTGAGCttaaaatatacagttaagttgttaaatgatttaaacaaaaaaaaaaaattgtaatcgaccgatattgattttttagagccgataccgataatctgtgaacgttcaggccgataacttaccgatactctgtacatttatcattttgaaaaaatatacaattaataCTATCTGTGTCTGGTGGTCATTTGTTTTGTGAGGGCTTTTTGTTTTTGGCTCAAGTAGCTTGAAGGCTTTTAAAGTGAGTCATAACCTTTTTATATCTTGTGAGCTTTTATCATCTACTGTGTGGTAAAATCCTGTACCCTAAAGGCATATTACATTATTAGCATGCTTAACAATTTCCAGCTTGTGTTATTACTACCTTTCACAGCTCCCTGTCATGGTTTAACCTGCTGTGTCTTCTCGAACCTCTAGTGAgcactccctcacagacacagagactgCAGACAGGCAGATGGTGAAAGGGAGTAATCCCCGACATTTCATGAATGCTGGGCACAATCTAGTGACAAGGAGCACCTTAAGGGGCCTTCTCAACAAGCTCTCTAAAAGTCTTGCGATTTGCGCGCCTGGTTTGGCTGCATGGAGTGTTACCATGGTAACGATTTGACGGCCAGGGCCTCGTGAATCACGAGAATTGGAAAGAGGACAGATTGGTCGCACGCTGAACCACCTCATCATCGGTAAGATTATAGGTCGATACCGATATTTACAAAAACCCAGAATATCGATAAAACCTATAATCAGTAGATCCCTAGCAGATGCTTCAGGGTCTTTCAGGTTGTGTGGCAATATACTGACACGGTATTAGGTAATTGGTCATTTACCTCTAGAATAAGCAGGGAAAAAATATTCAAAGCAATTTTGCACTATTTTACATTTTCCCCTTGGTGGTAGCTGCTCAAATCTTTGGCCATTTGTGGAATTCTCTGTTAGATCCTTTTCTGATAATCAGTCAGCTGGCcagataattaaaggaacactatagtcacctaaattactttagctaaataaagcagttttagtgtatagatcattccccatgcaatttcactgctcaattcactgtcatttaggagttcaatcactttgtttcggtttatgcagccctagccacacctcccctggctatgattgacagagcctgcatgaaaaaaaaaaactggtttcactttcaaacagatgtaatttaccttaaataattgtatctcaatctctaaactgaactttaatcacatacaggaggctcttgcagggtctagcaagctattaacatagcaggggataagaaaatcttaattaaacagaactttcaataaagaaagcctaaatagggctctctttacaggaagtgtttatggaaggctgtgcaagtcacatgcatagAGGTgcgactagggttcataaacaaagggatttaactcctaaatggcagaggattgagcagtgaggcttcatggggcatgttctatacaccaaaacttcttaattaagctaaagttgttcaggtgactatagtgtccctttaacaaaggtTGTTCCCAGTCAATTACTATTCTTATGCTAGTCAGGAGGTTGACTTGGCTAGCAGCAATCCATCAGGTTTTCTTTGTGTGTATCCATGTACGAGGTGTACATAATACTACTGTGTCTAGACACATTTCAAATAACAGAACTATTTAAAATCACATCCAATTGTAAAGAAATAAGCCACAGAACCTCAGAATTCTGGAATCTGATCATGCACCAACGTTACTACTGTCTTAGAAAATGTCTGGCACAAGAAGGCctctcacataaaaaaaaaaaacttacgatAGGGCTTGTTATTTAAGAAGTTAATTTCTGATAGCACATGTTTGCCATGGAGACTATGGTTGCTTTCAGTTTTTTTTGCCAAATcactctcacaccatcacacAATACAATAAAATTATACCTCACAGACATCCACCGTGACATGCTCACTTCATTCCCAAACTCCAAGCCTTTCCTGTCCTCAATTCAGAAGCTTACCGTTATTTAAGCTCCAAAACGTTTTGCCTATGGATGGTTTTATGTTTTGAGCAAACTTGGACTTACTGGATGCTGCTTCATTTGAAAGACATACTAATGTGATCATTAAAGCAGCAGCTTATGTAGCCTTTTACAGTTTTCTCAGGCCTAGGGAATTCACAATTGTCAATTTATCAGATTCCTGGCAGAAATTCCATTTTACCCTTCTAGCTCTAATTGGTGTCCAGTAAAAATTCTAGATGTTCTGATTTAGAATCATGTAGATATTTCCCCCGATTACTAGTTACCATGATTGCACAGTGCCCCTCTTACCATATCTATATGTATAATCCACATCAGGATTCTTTTAGTTAGGATAGGGTTTCATTTTCCTTATAAGGGCACTCATTTTGCATAGGAGAAGCTTCTGCTGTATTTAGTCATAACATTTCCACACATCATTAAAAGAATGGGTTGTTGGACATCATCAGTATACTGCAGATATATTCTGCAACAGGAAATTGGCATTAGATTTGCCTGTAACGCTATTGCTTTGTAATATACTTGattatttttcaataaactttGTGCATCTATATTCTTTTGCTCactttttttacaggcctaacagTTTGTAGGTTTTGGCATATCACAACCAACTTGCTTCTCTGTTATTTCATAAGTATATGTTTTGACAATTGTACCATAATTtttaaggcattagcctagagtTACGACAGGTGTCATCCGGCTATTTAACCTGGACCCCATCACCACTCGCAGGTGCTTTTCGTGGTTACACACCCACGTTTCACCTTTAATCTATTTCTCTAAGCTGAGCCCTCTATTTTACAGGCTTAACAACTTGCCTCAACCAACTTGCTTCTGAACTATTTCAAAAGTGTGTTTTGGTTATTGTccccaccacaaaaaaaaacaaacaaaacaacttaATTACATGAACTGTATAActcctacatttaaaaaaaatattaaaaaaaaaattacaaaaacatgccatcacaaaataaatatatttgtcctacTATTAAATTAATAACATAACTATAAACTAACCCAAAACAAAAAGAATAATATATTTCTATCTTTTTCAAAAACTAACAGAGCTCATCATTTGTATGAAATTTCTTAAAGTATTTCTCAACTTGATTGTGAAAGTTCTGAGGTCCAAAATTAGTCTGTTTTTTTAATGGCAATATCGGCAGGTGACTGGCTTCTTGTAAGTCCAAATACGTGATTGACAATGTTGAATTTGGAGTGCTACTTGTGGAGCCTATTACAGATATAACCTCTGGTGATGTCTCCGATATTAAAGTACCATTCCTATGTTTAGGGGACCAAAATATTGTGGATGCCATTTCAAGTATGTTATCTTCTGAGCTATCAGCAATGTAAGAAGTTGAGATTTCGAGTGAAGTTCGGTCTTTATTATGTTCTATCACAGTAGATTCACACAAAGGCATCTCAGCATTCCTTGTACTCATGAAAGTTACTCCAATTTCTTGTCTTTCTTCCAAGTCAGCCTCAGTGTCTGATAAATGTGCCATGCTTTCCTGATTATTTTGAATGCTACAAGAGCCAACATTACAGTATGGCCTTTTTTCAGGCGACTCAAACTCAACTCCTCTTGCAGCACGCTTGGGAAAGGGAACTTTAAACAGATGTAAAGCTTCTTCCTTTccctttaaatgttgatttttcaTGAAGGTTTTCACAGATTCTGGAATATTCACTTTGTGGGGTTCTTTTCTAAAACGCAAATATTGTTTGAAATGAGGCTCACATTGCTGGGTTTTTACTACAGGAATAATTGAATATGGTTTTAGCCTTGATACAAATTCTGTAAGTTCATCAAAGGCAGAATGATCAGAGTATGGAACAACATGCACTGCCCTGTGCCAAACTTTGACTTTTCGACTGGTGGGGAGAATTGCAATAGTGGGACAAACGCGATTCCATTGAACCATATTAACATAAGTTACTTCTGACTGGTCAACAACATGGATTCTGCCTGCTTCTCCATCAACAGTAAAAACATCTTCTAATTCTAGGATTTTGAGCAATTCCAATCGTTGAGGGCTTACAACCACCCACGATTTAAAGGTCTTTGCCAATTCAACCAAAAGCGACTCTTTTCCAATGCAGTACAGACCtggaacatgaaaaaaaaaaaggctgttaGACTTCTGCAACATTGatggttcttgtattacagtTCTAAAAGACATCGCACATGAACATCTAATTTCAAATTGTAGGTACcatgaatttcacatttattaaaagaccactataagcacccagaccacttcagctcaattaagtggtctgggtgccaggtccacctagggttaaccctgcagctgtaaacatagcagtttcagagaaactgttacgtttacctatgggttaatccagcctctagtggctgtctcattgacagccactaggaggcgcttccgcgcttctcactgtgatttttacagtgagaagatgccagcgtccataggaaagcattgagaatgcttttctatggactagCTGAAtacgcgcgcggcacttgccgcactCAGACGATGACGTCCGAAGGATTAGGAGAGGAAAGGTAAGTAATTTGACCCTTTCCTCtgcctagagcccagcgggagggggacctattaatactatagtactaggaaaacgagtttgttttcctggcactatagtggtcctttaatcataaTAAGTAGTACTGTTTATTTCCCCAAGTCTAAGCTGAGCTTTATTAAAGGGTAGATGCACCTCTGGGACATGGGTAATGCATTTTGGAAAAGTATGTCCTACAGCAGGAAATGCACCTATGATATCTCTGTCCCACTAAAAAGCCCTGACTGCTGTAAATGTGAATTTATCCGATATAGTTTCTCCCTCCCCCTTGTTTAAAATCATACATTCCTCTAATATAAGCACTAAGTGAAGTCTGCTACAATTTTGATCTTTATTTGGGTGAgttacagataaaaaaataaataataaaatagcatCACAGCAGTCATTCggaatattaaatgtaaaaaaaaataaaaaaattatatatatatatatatataaaaaaattatgtggGCAAGAGAAACCCCTCTGTGTGGATTCGTGGCCACCGTTCTATTATCAGGTTGGCATATGTTACAGTAAGAACTGACACTTGCAACGTATACCAGTTGCCATGGCGACAGGGCTGGTTCCCGCATTACCACGGCAACACGTCTGACGTCGCCACGTGATTTTGGCACGCTAGGTGGGCAGAGCACATCTTACACATGCGCAATGCACTTGGTGGGACGCCAGCGGTCCTTAGCTCCAGCTGGAGTGAGTTCACCAATTATGTTTTTTCATAAATATTGTATAtggatgggtttattattatttatatagtgccatcacattccgtagcgctgtacaatgcgtggactaacagacatgtaattgtaaccagacaactggacgtacaggaacagagaggtgaagggccctgctcaatgagcttacattctaaagggTTTAtggttgtatatgtattttttgatcctgaggaaagtcccatgggggactgaaatgttgatcctaTTTTTAATGAATACCCAATAAAGCATTTTGGATTTtaagaagaccgtgagtgcagccttatCAGTGGAATTATGTTTACATGAGCCTCATGTTTACATGAGGCATTGGCACCCAGCATTACATTACTTTATTTGCTTTTGCTATTTTAGGGTGCCTTTATGCTGTAGTAACTTTAtattatggtgcctttatactgtggtgtgtTTATACTATGGTACTTTTACACTGTGATGTCTTTAAACTGTGGTGCATTATGCAACTGTGCCTTTACTGCCTTTTATACTGTGCTGCCTTTAacttttggtgatttttttttgcacCTTGTTCACCTTTTACTTTATTTCTTATGCTTCCCTTCGGTCATGGAGATTTATTCCCAGTTCCCTGGGTGTTCAGGGGCCATGCATGCTGCAGACCGAGCTCTTTGCCCGGTCTCTAAACAGCAAATGCACTTGGAAGACACCTGCGCGTGTGCAATTTGTGTCTGAAGGGCCCAACACCAATGACTTGCATTATGGGACTACATATTGTGGCAgccattttggatatgggcaattgccagaaagtaccTAAAATGAAGGGAAAATGACTGTAAACATCCCAAACTTATTTGGAAAGTATTTGCAGGTTCTCCCCGCATAGGAAAGTGCTGCTTCAGCTAGTTTTAAATCTGTTtgatttttctttgttaaagaatTAGACAGTGCCCCCTTTTCACTTTAATACTTAGCCACatgtaaattttttttgtttattttatgtctgAATCTACCATGTTCTAAATGTGATAGAAATGCAGTGGTAGGAAAACCGTTATGCATTGCCTGTATTCAGAAGGTAACCTTTTCAGCTTCACCTATACCTGCGCAACCACAGGACATGTTGGCATAGCTTACAAAGGAAGTTGCATGGTATTTTCTGAATCTACACCATATTTTGGTTCTGATGGAAAAGCAGTGGAAGGAACACAGTTATGCACTGACTGTCTCCATAAGGTAGACACTTCAGCATCACCTATACCAGTGCAGCCACATAACAGGCGGGCATGACTACCATGGAAGTTCTGATGTGTTTGAAAGGCCTTAGAGCTAAGAGAAGAGGCCAAACTTTACCCTATGTAGGAAGGTACTTCCACCCCCTGGACTATACCACCTGAGGTGGTTGCACCGATTTCCAGGGTAGCCTGTGGGACAACTCAGCTTTTTTACGCAAGCCTATGAATGAAAAGTGGATGCAGACCTGTCCAAATTATACGCCTGTCGATGCAGGTTGTCTTCCAGCTGTAGCTTTCACTGCTGTTTCTAGAACCATGAAAAGTGTGATtatcattgccatttatataatgccaacacattcagtagcgctttacaatattattagagggggaatttagctataaataggacaattacaagaaaacttacagaaacggtaggttgaagagggccctgctcagacgagcttacagtctataggaggtggggtataaaaacacattaggacaggaattagcAAGCAAATTAGGtggaagtgaagcagagctggaggagagagtagagtgcagccctttaggagagagcaagagacaggtatgtgaggtagaggttagtctgggaggccataggctttcctaaataaatgggttttaaggcacttctcaaACAATTGAAGAGTCTGATGGCGAGAAGAGGCATAGCTATGGATctttgaggagatataagaggggccaAGATTatttagtgctttataggtatgggttagcactctGAATTGACTCTTAgagtatacaggaagccaatgtaaggactgacagaggggtgaggtgtgcgaggaccaactagagaggaaaatcagtctggcggcagcattcattacagactgtagtgaggcaatacggctattgggaagaccaattaggagagagtaacAATAGTCCATGTGAGATTACtaaagcatggacaagctctttagtagcatcttgtgtacgAAAGGGGCGGAtgagggcaatgtttttaaggtggaattggcatgatttgacaacagaccggatgtgaggctcaaaggggaggccagaatcaaaagtaacacca from Pelobates fuscus isolate aPelFus1 chromosome 1, aPelFus1.pri, whole genome shotgun sequence harbors:
- the LOC134606101 gene encoding 5' exonuclease Apollo-like isoform X1; this encodes MNGTIIPETPIAVDFWQSRRCNHVRLFFLSHMHSDHTVGLSSTWKHPVYCSPVTAKVLKHKLQVNSKWIKPLEVGQCHMLPLDDIGKETVTVTLIDANHCPGSVMFLFEGYFGTILYTGDFRYSPSMLDCPPLKDKSIIDILYLDNTNCDPFILLPSRQEATDQIKEIIEKHPEHDIVIGLYCIGKESLLVELAKTFKSWVVVSPQRLELLKILELEDVFTVDGEAGRIHVVDQSEVTYVNMVQWNRVCPTIAILPTSRKVKVWHRAVHVVPYSDHSAFDELTEFVSRLKPYSIIPVVKTQQCEPHFKQYLRFRKEPHKVNIPESVKTFMKNQHLKGKEEALHLFKVPFPKRAARGVEFESPEKRPYCNVGSCSIQNNQESMAHLSDTEADLEERQEIGVTFMSTRNAEMPLCESTVIEHNKDRTSLEISTSYIADSSEDNILEMASTIFWSPKHRNGTLISETSPEVISVIGSTSSTPNSTLSITYLDLQEASHLPILPLKKQTNFGPQNFHNQVEKYFKKFHTNDELC
- the LOC134606101 gene encoding 5' exonuclease Apollo-like isoform X2, translated to MLPLDDIGKETVTVTLIDANHCPGSVMFLFEGYFGTILYTGDFRYSPSMLDCPPLKDKSIIDILYLDNTNCDPFILLPSRQEATDQIKEIIEKHPEHDIVIGLYCIGKESLLVELAKTFKSWVVVSPQRLELLKILELEDVFTVDGEAGRIHVVDQSEVTYVNMVQWNRVCPTIAILPTSRKVKVWHRAVHVVPYSDHSAFDELTEFVSRLKPYSIIPVVKTQQCEPHFKQYLRFRKEPHKVNIPESVKTFMKNQHLKGKEEALHLFKVPFPKRAARGVEFESPEKRPYCNVGSCSIQNNQESMAHLSDTEADLEERQEIGVTFMSTRNAEMPLCESTVIEHNKDRTSLEISTSYIADSSEDNILEMASTIFWSPKHRNGTLISETSPEVISVIGSTSSTPNSTLSITYLDLQEASHLPILPLKKQTNFGPQNFHNQVEKYFKKFHTNDELC